A region of Streptomyces sp. 846.5 DNA encodes the following proteins:
- a CDS encoding bifunctional lytic transglycosylase/C40 family peptidase: MAAIGGANTAAGSVTSLPAGVVPAAYLPWITKAAALCPEESPVLIAAQDWQESGFNPNATSSAGAEGIAQFLPSTFATYGQDDAGDGNVSPFNAPDAIMAQGRYMCSLFALAEKSGYPGGAEALALAGYNAGWGAVKTAGGVPPIKQTIDYIAAIQAKAAEWTAQGGVTAISGSSSGPAAVNRALAYLGVPYVWGGGTPNGPSVGFCDRSGNGMLGGTCFASSHSGFDCSSLVQMAWWPTLQLPRTSGDQYAATANHPVSMDALQPGDLIFYSKDGIGAHADHVVMYAGNGMVVEAPHTGLSVQEVPLYKTGGLVGATRPGA, encoded by the coding sequence GTGGCCGCCATCGGCGGAGCCAATACCGCAGCCGGCAGCGTCACCAGCCTGCCCGCAGGCGTCGTCCCCGCTGCCTACCTGCCATGGATCACCAAGGCAGCGGCACTGTGCCCGGAGGAAAGCCCGGTCCTCATCGCCGCGCAGGACTGGCAGGAGAGCGGGTTCAACCCGAACGCGACCAGCTCGGCCGGTGCCGAGGGCATCGCGCAGTTCCTGCCGAGCACATTCGCCACCTACGGCCAGGACGACGCCGGCGACGGCAACGTGAGTCCGTTCAATGCGCCGGATGCAATCATGGCCCAGGGCCGGTACATGTGCAGTCTGTTCGCCCTGGCCGAGAAATCCGGCTACCCCGGCGGGGCCGAGGCCCTGGCCCTGGCCGGGTACAACGCCGGATGGGGCGCTGTTAAGACTGCTGGCGGGGTGCCGCCGATCAAGCAGACGATCGACTACATCGCCGCTATCCAGGCCAAGGCGGCCGAGTGGACCGCCCAAGGCGGGGTCACCGCCATCTCGGGCAGCAGTTCCGGGCCCGCCGCGGTGAACCGCGCGCTCGCCTACCTCGGCGTCCCCTACGTCTGGGGTGGCGGCACCCCGAACGGCCCGAGCGTCGGATTCTGCGACAGGTCCGGCAACGGCATGCTGGGCGGGACTTGCTTCGCCAGCTCGCACAGCGGGTTCGACTGCTCCAGCCTCGTACAGATGGCATGGTGGCCCACCCTGCAACTCCCCCGGACGAGCGGCGACCAGTACGCCGCGACCGCCAATCACCCCGTCTCCATGGACGCACTCCAACCCGGAGATCTGATCTTCTACAGCAAGGACGGCATCGGTGCCCACGCCGACCACGTGGTCATGTACGCCGGGAACGGCATGGTGGTGGAGGCGCCACACACAGGCCTCTCGGTCCAGGAAGTCCCCTTGTACAAAACCGGGGGACTCGTTGGCGCTACCCGTCCGGGTGCTTAA
- a CDS encoding C39 family peptidase has product MNTALRVPYYAQWESPQLVPQIVARTLPAAQDPAWAASGAHTPEEYEWWSWRVCGMACLRMALHHWRGIAPPTLELARECTEAGAYVVHDDRVDGLIYAPFTTYVRDRWNLDAAVVVDLTPEQIRDHLDAGRLVMISVHPTIRTLHPTPPRQGGHLVLAVDHDATHLMINNPSGFPESQHYARVPWGDLDRFYARRGVVLADPA; this is encoded by the coding sequence ATGAACACCGCTCTGCGCGTCCCGTACTACGCCCAGTGGGAATCACCCCAATTGGTCCCGCAGATCGTTGCCCGCACCCTGCCAGCGGCCCAGGATCCTGCCTGGGCCGCCTCGGGCGCGCACACGCCCGAGGAATACGAGTGGTGGTCCTGGCGGGTCTGCGGAATGGCGTGCCTGCGGATGGCCCTGCACCACTGGCGCGGCATTGCCCCCCCGACCCTCGAACTCGCCCGCGAATGCACCGAGGCTGGCGCCTACGTCGTCCACGACGACCGCGTTGACGGTCTGATCTACGCCCCGTTCACCACCTACGTGCGCGACCGCTGGAACCTGGACGCCGCCGTTGTCGTCGACCTGACACCCGAGCAGATCCGGGACCATCTCGACGCCGGTCGACTGGTGATGATCTCCGTCCACCCCACGATCAGGACCCTCCACCCCACCCCGCCCCGGCAGGGCGGCCACCTGGTCCTCGCCGTCGACCACGACGCCACCCACCTGATGATCAACAACCCTTCCGGATTCCCCGAAAGCCAGCACTACGCCCGCGTCCCCTGGGGCGACCTGGATCGCTTCTACGCCCGTCGCGGCGTCGTCCTGGCCGACCCCGCCTGA
- a CDS encoding D-alanine--D-alanine ligase, producing MSITATTALDELRIGVLCGGRSPERPGSLASGEAAVKGCADAGLTVELIDITDTPPQALAGRIDLALLATHGLYGEDGKLQGALEWLNIPYTGSGVLASAIGMDKRRFKAMLFHAHIDTPSYIEILPRWSREMATSSVQHSLGWPVFVKPASGGGSLGAGPAWDNHDFDRLFGQVISPAHEYGTFIAEELIHGNPVTVGVLEVDGAPMTLPPLECETDRPFYDYEAKHDVSLRREFCPARLTDAQLSRITATALQVHRLIGAHGVSRVDFMVAPNGRQAVLEVNTVPGLSAHGNLATMAGAAGISYPELMRHLARTALTKPVYVP from the coding sequence ATGTCCATCACCGCCACGACCGCACTGGACGAGCTGCGGATCGGCGTGCTGTGCGGCGGACGCTCACCGGAGCGTCCGGGCTCGCTTGCATCCGGCGAGGCCGCCGTCAAGGGCTGTGCTGACGCCGGTTTGACCGTGGAACTGATCGACATCACCGACACGCCGCCTCAGGCGCTCGCCGGACGGATCGACCTCGCGTTGCTGGCCACGCACGGCCTGTACGGCGAGGACGGCAAGCTGCAGGGCGCTTTGGAGTGGCTGAACATCCCGTACACCGGTTCCGGGGTGCTGGCGTCCGCGATCGGCATGGACAAGCGTCGGTTCAAGGCGATGCTGTTCCACGCCCACATCGATACCCCCAGCTACATCGAGATCCTGCCCCGGTGGAGCCGCGAGATGGCCACATCGAGCGTGCAGCACTCCCTAGGGTGGCCGGTGTTCGTCAAACCGGCATCCGGCGGGGGTTCCCTCGGTGCAGGCCCGGCGTGGGACAACCACGACTTCGACCGGCTCTTTGGCCAGGTCATTTCCCCCGCCCACGAGTACGGCACCTTCATCGCGGAGGAGCTGATCCACGGGAACCCGGTCACCGTCGGGGTGCTGGAGGTCGACGGCGCGCCGATGACGCTACCGCCGCTGGAGTGCGAGACCGACCGCCCGTTCTACGACTACGAGGCCAAGCACGACGTTTCGCTGCGGCGCGAGTTCTGCCCGGCCCGCCTGACGGACGCCCAGCTGTCCCGCATCACGGCCACTGCGCTGCAGGTTCACCGTCTGATCGGCGCGCACGGCGTGTCGCGCGTGGACTTCATGGTTGCCCCGAACGGGCGCCAGGCGGTGTTGGAGGTCAACACGGTGCCCGGCCTGTCCGCCCACGGGAACCTCGCCACGATGGCGGGCGCGGCCGGCATCTCCTACCCGGAGCTGATGCGCCATCTGGCCCGTACCGCCCTGACCAAACCCGTGTACGTGCCGTGA
- a CDS encoding SCO6880 family protein has translation MSEDRAQLYGGWRRSKSMGVGLLNTGQTVVVIAAALVPIGAANVVGLGSLPVTLPLALVVIVLAVWQRDGVPLMGLLIGWARWQLAALKGETSYRGVFLPHPRALDLPGLLAPTKLLRVEDAASDRRVGLVWNQRSGQMSATLLLSPGGALLASRGQVSNWVSSWGDTLAALANEDTVDAATVTLQITPSSGTALSQHVRGRLAPGAPDSAKALTRELVDNAPRSSAQLTAWMTLVTSPARAADRPDNPVDAAAETLRRLDGIDLSGAGADILRRATDTDLVRLVRGAFHPQDADASEAEMRALTWDQAGPTAADEGATEYEHDGAVSVSWVLREAPRRPVSYDVLLPLLAPGRYPRRVTLGYRVLPTEEAAAVVERELSAGDAREEYRRRTQRTATRRERADADAAARTADEEAYGAGLVQWTIYVTTTVLDRAELSAARRETEQAAKRAGGLRFRFAYHGQAACFTAGLPVGVHPLA, from the coding sequence ATGTCTGAGGACAGAGCACAGCTGTACGGGGGCTGGCGCCGCTCGAAGAGTATGGGCGTCGGCCTGCTGAACACTGGTCAGACCGTGGTGGTCATCGCGGCCGCGCTGGTGCCGATCGGGGCGGCGAACGTCGTGGGTCTGGGCTCGCTGCCGGTGACACTGCCGCTGGCCCTGGTCGTCATCGTCCTGGCGGTCTGGCAGCGCGACGGCGTTCCGCTGATGGGGCTGCTGATCGGTTGGGCCCGCTGGCAGCTCGCCGCGCTGAAGGGGGAGACGTCCTACCGGGGGGTGTTCCTACCGCACCCGCGCGCGCTGGACCTGCCCGGCCTGCTGGCTCCCACCAAGCTGCTGCGGGTGGAGGATGCGGCCTCGGACCGGCGGGTGGGTCTGGTCTGGAACCAGCGCAGTGGGCAGATGTCGGCCACCCTGTTGTTGTCGCCGGGCGGCGCGCTGCTGGCCAGCCGCGGGCAGGTCTCCAACTGGGTGTCTTCCTGGGGCGACACTTTGGCGGCGCTGGCCAACGAGGACACGGTGGACGCCGCGACGGTCACCCTGCAGATCACCCCGTCCTCGGGTACCGCACTGTCCCAGCATGTGCGCGGGCGCCTGGCGCCGGGGGCACCGGACAGTGCCAAGGCGCTGACGCGGGAGCTGGTCGACAACGCTCCGCGGTCCTCGGCCCAGCTGACGGCGTGGATGACCCTGGTCACCTCGCCGGCGCGGGCGGCCGACCGTCCGGACAACCCGGTGGACGCGGCCGCCGAGACGCTGCGGCGCCTAGACGGCATCGACCTGAGCGGCGCGGGCGCGGACATCCTGCGCCGGGCGACGGATACGGACTTGGTGCGGTTGGTCAGGGGCGCGTTCCACCCGCAGGACGCTGACGCGTCCGAGGCCGAGATGCGGGCCCTGACCTGGGATCAGGCCGGGCCGACGGCAGCCGATGAGGGGGCGACGGAGTACGAGCACGACGGCGCAGTGAGTGTGTCGTGGGTGCTGCGGGAGGCTCCGCGCCGACCGGTGTCCTACGACGTGCTGCTGCCACTGCTGGCGCCAGGGCGCTACCCGCGCCGGGTCACCCTGGGCTACCGGGTGCTGCCCACCGAGGAAGCCGCCGCGGTGGTCGAGCGCGAGCTGTCAGCCGGAGATGCCCGCGAGGAGTACCGGCGCCGCACTCAGCGCACGGCCACCCGTCGCGAGCGGGCCGACGCCGACGCGGCCGCCCGCACGGCCGATGAGGAGGCGTACGGCGCCGGGCTGGTGCAGTGGACCATCTACGTCACCACCACAGTGCTCGACCGCGCCGAGCTGTCGGCCGCGCGGCGCGAGACCGAGCAGGCGGCCAAGCGTGCGGGCGGCTTGAGGTTCCGGTTCGCGTACCACGGGCAGGCGGCGTGCTTCACGGCCGGGCTCCCGGTGGGCGTGCACCCACTGGCCTGA
- a CDS encoding GntR family transcriptional regulator, with the protein MADGTSGTAPYLRVAAALRARVADGTWSAGFRLPSRSVLGAEFAVGENVIRRAQELLIAQGLLEGRPGSGTYVRAVRPQRRMLRGWRAGDGGAFPEMAVLGSAGTWEADSTAKVPAPPEIAARLAVPDGERCVCTVYEFFADRQPVMLATSWEPMTLTGGTAVLLPEGGPLAGHGVVARMASIGITVVRAVEVPRQVQVDREQAQLLGVSVGSSATLIERTLFEQGGSPAETADILVPAEHWEIVYELGRQSGTDSS; encoded by the coding sequence ATGGCTGACGGCACCTCGGGGACCGCCCCCTACCTGCGGGTTGCCGCCGCGCTGCGGGCCCGGGTGGCTGACGGCACCTGGTCGGCGGGGTTCCGGCTGCCGTCGCGGTCGGTGCTGGGGGCCGAGTTCGCCGTGGGCGAGAACGTGATCCGCCGCGCTCAGGAACTGCTGATCGCTCAGGGCCTGCTGGAGGGGCGCCCCGGTTCGGGGACCTATGTGCGGGCCGTGCGGCCGCAGCGCCGGATGCTGCGCGGCTGGCGGGCCGGGGACGGGGGCGCGTTCCCCGAGATGGCTGTGTTGGGGTCGGCCGGGACGTGGGAGGCCGACAGCACGGCCAAGGTCCCGGCGCCGCCGGAGATCGCCGCACGGCTGGCGGTTCCGGACGGCGAGCGGTGCGTGTGCACCGTGTACGAGTTCTTCGCCGACCGGCAGCCGGTGATGCTAGCCACCAGCTGGGAGCCGATGACGCTGACCGGCGGCACGGCGGTGCTGCTGCCGGAGGGCGGTCCGCTGGCCGGGCACGGGGTGGTGGCACGGATGGCCTCGATCGGGATCACCGTGGTGCGGGCGGTGGAGGTGCCCCGGCAGGTCCAGGTCGACCGCGAGCAGGCTCAACTGCTGGGGGTGTCCGTGGGGTCCTCGGCCACCCTGATCGAGCGCACCCTGTTCGAGCAGGGCGGCAGCCCGGCGGAGACGGCCGACATCCTGGTGCCGGCCGAGCACTGGGAGATCGTCTATGAGCTGGGGCGGCAGAGCGGCACCGACAGCTCCTGA
- a CDS encoding helix-turn-helix transcriptional regulator encodes MREIEAGRFRPERARELRERAGLSRDELAVLARISPETVRSAEIGARAPSARVIRALADALRTTVDALCPPAGRVVLRDLRRRAGLTQRQLAEKVGVSAQMVSRVEAGVYGVKDPDRWAAGYKVTRAQWTRAWEAGRAARRKKLKAKGEAEGQCPGTSESEPQ; translated from the coding sequence ATGAGAGAGATCGAAGCCGGTCGATTTCGACCCGAGCGAGCGCGTGAGCTGCGCGAACGCGCCGGGTTGAGCCGGGACGAACTCGCCGTGCTTGCCCGGATCAGCCCTGAAACCGTGCGGTCTGCCGAGATCGGCGCGCGGGCGCCCTCGGCCCGGGTGATACGGGCGCTCGCCGACGCGCTCCGGACCACGGTCGACGCGTTGTGCCCGCCCGCCGGGCGGGTGGTGCTGCGGGACCTGCGGCGTCGTGCTGGTCTGACGCAACGCCAGCTCGCCGAGAAGGTCGGAGTGAGCGCTCAGATGGTCAGTCGAGTGGAGGCCGGGGTGTACGGGGTCAAGGACCCAGACCGCTGGGCCGCCGGATACAAAGTGACGCGCGCGCAGTGGACCCGAGCGTGGGAGGCAGGGAGAGCCGCCCGGCGCAAGAAGCTGAAAGCCAAGGGGGAGGCGGAGGGCCAGTGCCCAGGTACGTCGGAATCGGAGCCACAGTAG
- a CDS encoding DUF397 domain-containing protein has protein sequence MEQPLGLASLRWFKSSYSGDQGACVEIAHTPTGGVVVRDSKQNDQPGQQLFQFNGAEWQAFVDGARNGEFDLP, from the coding sequence ATGGAACAACCCCTCGGCCTCGCCTCGCTCCGCTGGTTCAAGTCCAGCTACAGCGGGGACCAAGGTGCCTGCGTCGAGATCGCCCACACCCCGACTGGCGGAGTCGTCGTCCGGGACTCCAAGCAGAACGACCAGCCCGGACAGCAGCTCTTCCAGTTCAACGGGGCCGAGTGGCAAGCCTTCGTCGACGGCGCCCGTAACGGGGAGTTCGACCTGCCGTAA
- the dapF gene encoding diaminopimelate epimerase — protein MPRLPVTKMHGSRNAILVVDGAPADYFTAAELTRAVPRLCDYRNGVGSDGVYFIQDHVDGTAQAWFFNPDGSPSLLCGNGMRCAGRLLLDRHQADQVVLHTGAYRFTVRGGDFTTQGVRQVAVELPAVDFSPQEPIVAGVAWPYVDQIHPAYSSTRHVSALAVPNSHLVTVVDAYDEAELTATGTRVAKDTAVFPIGANVSFVQQLGDGEVFVRTFERGAGLTESCGSGNSASRATLSRLNLVDPDVRLVVRNPGGPARSWLQQTGDVWQPVLEGNATIVLRTELDPAAVLGTAPLEYPGEMYLPEINAFGELFDDNMKILHAAGIHPATS, from the coding sequence ATGCCCCGTCTGCCGGTCACCAAGATGCACGGCTCCCGTAACGCCATCCTGGTCGTCGACGGCGCCCCCGCCGACTACTTCACCGCCGCCGAGCTGACCCGCGCGGTCCCGCGGCTGTGCGACTACCGCAATGGCGTGGGCAGCGACGGCGTGTACTTCATCCAGGACCACGTCGACGGTACCGCGCAGGCCTGGTTCTTCAACCCCGACGGGTCCCCGAGCCTGCTGTGCGGCAACGGGATGCGGTGCGCGGGGCGCCTGCTGCTGGACCGCCACCAGGCCGATCAGGTGGTGCTGCACACCGGCGCGTACCGGTTCACCGTCCGCGGCGGCGACTTCACCACGCAAGGCGTGCGGCAGGTCGCGGTGGAGCTGCCCGCGGTCGACTTCAGCCCGCAGGAGCCGATCGTGGCCGGTGTCGCCTGGCCCTACGTCGACCAGATCCACCCCGCCTACAGCTCCACCCGGCACGTGTCCGCGCTCGCGGTGCCCAACAGCCACCTGGTCACCGTGGTGGACGCCTACGACGAGGCGGAGCTGACCGCCACCGGCACCCGGGTGGCCAAGGACACCGCGGTGTTCCCGATCGGCGCCAACGTCTCCTTCGTGCAGCAGCTGGGCGACGGCGAGGTGTTCGTGCGGACCTTCGAGCGCGGCGCTGGGCTGACCGAGTCGTGCGGGTCGGGCAACTCCGCCTCGCGCGCCACGCTGTCGCGCCTGAACCTGGTGGACCCGGACGTGCGCCTGGTGGTGCGCAACCCCGGCGGCCCGGCCCGCAGCTGGCTGCAGCAGACCGGCGACGTGTGGCAGCCGGTCCTGGAGGGCAACGCAACGATCGTCCTACGGACCGAGCTCGACCCCGCCGCCGTCCTGGGCACGGCACCGCTGGAGTACCCCGGTGAGATGTACCTGCCCGAGATCAACGCCTTCGGCGAGCTCTTCGACGACAACATGAAGATCCTGCACGCCGCCGGGATCCACCCGGCGACCAGCTGA
- the murF gene encoding UDP-N-acetylmuramoyl-tripeptide--D-alanyl-D-alanine ligase, which yields MIPLTLDEIAAISGGTLTDAPDPGATVTAPLAFDSRLPIIGSLFLCLSGEGNRDGHDFAAAATDAGAVGVLATRPVGVPAIVVADVLQAAAELTRHLSGKLTGTSVIGLTGSSGKTSTKDLIAQILPGLGSTVATEQSFNNEFGVPVTVSRADASTRFLVLEMGAKGIGHIRDLTRMAPLESGIVLNVGAAHLGKFGSRDAVAQAKGELVENLPSTGYAILNADDPNVLPMAARTRATVITFGLGDHALVRAHDVRLDDQGRAGFTLDSPQGSAPVQLRVVGEHYVSNALAAAALALAYGMPPQATADALSAAEPISAGRMQVTDRADGLTVVNDAYNANPDSVRAALHALAALTGPTGRRGIAVLGPMLELGPTSEQDHADAGALAASLGFDVVAVGSTPDAYAIASGAGARAVLAATDREDALRQLQSLARPGDVVLVKASRDSGLRWLADSLVTASSEEQWTRA from the coding sequence GTGATCCCCCTGACTCTGGACGAGATCGCCGCCATCAGCGGCGGCACCCTCACTGACGCCCCCGACCCGGGCGCGACCGTCACCGCACCCCTGGCATTCGACTCCCGCCTGCCCATCATCGGATCCTTGTTTCTATGCCTGTCCGGTGAAGGCAACCGCGACGGCCACGACTTCGCGGCGGCCGCCACCGACGCTGGGGCCGTCGGCGTCCTGGCGACTCGCCCCGTGGGGGTGCCCGCGATCGTCGTCGCCGACGTTCTGCAGGCCGCCGCCGAGCTCACCAGGCACTTGAGCGGCAAGCTCACCGGGACGAGCGTCATCGGCTTGACCGGGTCGTCGGGCAAGACCAGCACTAAGGACCTGATCGCCCAGATTCTCCCGGGCCTCGGCTCCACCGTCGCCACCGAGCAGTCTTTCAACAACGAGTTCGGCGTGCCGGTCACCGTCAGCCGGGCCGACGCCAGCACTCGGTTCCTTGTGCTGGAGATGGGTGCCAAGGGCATCGGCCACATCCGGGACCTGACCCGGATGGCACCGCTGGAGTCCGGGATCGTCCTCAACGTCGGCGCGGCTCACCTGGGAAAGTTCGGATCCCGGGACGCCGTCGCGCAGGCCAAGGGCGAACTGGTCGAGAACCTGCCCTCCACCGGATACGCCATCCTCAACGCCGACGACCCCAACGTCCTCCCGATGGCCGCCCGCACCCGCGCCACAGTGATCACATTCGGCCTCGGCGATCACGCCCTCGTCCGCGCCCATGACGTGCGGCTGGACGACCAGGGGCGTGCCGGCTTCACCCTGGACAGCCCCCAGGGAAGCGCCCCGGTGCAGCTGCGCGTCGTAGGTGAGCACTACGTCTCCAACGCCCTGGCGGCCGCAGCTCTCGCCCTGGCCTACGGGATGCCCCCGCAGGCCACCGCCGACGCCCTCAGCGCCGCCGAGCCGATTTCCGCTGGACGGATGCAGGTCACCGACCGGGCCGACGGCCTCACGGTCGTCAACGACGCCTACAACGCCAACCCGGACTCCGTGCGCGCCGCCCTACACGCCCTCGCCGCCCTGACCGGGCCCACCGGGCGCCGGGGTATCGCCGTCCTCGGCCCGATGCTGGAACTCGGCCCAACCAGCGAACAAGACCACGCAGATGCCGGCGCCCTGGCCGCGAGCCTCGGCTTCGACGTCGTGGCCGTCGGCAGCACCCCGGACGCCTACGCCATCGCCTCCGGCGCAGGTGCCCGCGCCGTCCTTGCTGCCACGGACCGCGAAGACGCTCTCAGGCAGTTGCAGTCCCTTGCACGCCCTGGTGACGTCGTCCTGGTCAAGGCATCCCGCGACTCCGGGCTGCGCTGGCTCGCCGACAGCCTGGTCACCGCATCGTCGGAGGAGCAGTGGACGAGGGCCTGA
- a CDS encoding fatty acid desaturase gives MIVWLGIVVTGIVLRQGDRWWYARHRPHAAGLRTLMELQRHRSNNLTPALLLAGQWLSIVGWWGVAATGGVAGWIVAALAVAVQLRHLQEISHFAVHGVLTRTARFGNLLAELAVHHPLGLVPVPVRRRRHVRDHHPNAARPGVDPNLTELHTAGLRPGVGPVRFARALVYPLTLRGIVATVVGIGTNLVPRPGSYTRAAAVAVVLAAAFALGGWQAVVFGVLVPRLLLYPQLAWMSLLVEHTWFDPAVVTGPPAAVEAGRCLRLYPRNRALAALAAGTWLPYGDLHHYAHSAHPAVRWNYLPALELHLGHPHFTPAGLLFTPSAVLTRHRRALWAPAGAGGLDLATRAVVTATV, from the coding sequence ATGATCGTCTGGTTAGGCATAGTCGTGACCGGCATCGTCCTGCGCCAGGGCGACCGCTGGTGGTACGCCCGTCACCGGCCGCACGCGGCCGGCCTGCGCACGCTGATGGAACTGCAGCGGCACCGGTCCAACAACCTCACCCCCGCACTGCTGCTGGCCGGGCAGTGGCTGTCCATCGTCGGCTGGTGGGGGGTAGCCGCCACCGGCGGGGTAGCTGGCTGGATCGTTGCCGCGCTGGCGGTGGCCGTGCAGCTGCGGCACCTGCAGGAAATCTCCCACTTCGCGGTGCACGGCGTTCTCACCCGCACGGCCCGGTTCGGCAACCTCCTCGCCGAGCTCGCGGTACACCATCCGCTCGGCCTGGTCCCGGTGCCGGTGCGCCGACGGCGGCACGTTCGCGACCACCACCCCAACGCCGCCCGCCCGGGCGTGGACCCCAACCTGACCGAGCTTCACACCGCTGGCCTGCGGCCCGGGGTGGGCCCGGTTCGTTTCGCCCGGGCCCTGGTGTATCCGCTCACCTTGCGCGGCATCGTCGCCACCGTAGTCGGCATCGGCACGAACCTGGTCCCGCGGCCCGGCTCCTACACTCGCGCGGCCGCGGTCGCCGTGGTGCTGGCGGCGGCGTTCGCGCTGGGCGGCTGGCAGGCGGTGGTGTTCGGCGTCCTGGTGCCCCGGCTGCTGCTGTATCCGCAACTGGCCTGGATGAGTCTGCTGGTCGAACACACCTGGTTCGACCCGGCGGTGGTCACCGGTCCCCCCGCCGCGGTGGAGGCGGGCCGCTGCCTGCGCCTGTACCCGCGCAACCGCGCCCTGGCCGCGCTGGCGGCCGGGACCTGGCTGCCCTACGGGGATCTGCACCACTACGCGCACTCCGCGCACCCGGCCGTGCGTTGGAACTACTTGCCTGCCCTGGAGCTCCACTTGGGACACCCGCACTTCACCCCGGCCGGACTGCTGTTCACCCCCTCGGCCGTGTTGACCCGGCACCGCCGGGCGCTGTGGGCCCCCGCAGGCGCCGGCGGCCTCGACCTCGCGACCAGGGCCGTAGTGACCGCAACTGTGTAG
- a CDS encoding helix-turn-helix transcriptional regulator yields MSDPQGPTVRRRRLGSELRRLRDLAGLRLEDVAKVLECSTSKISRIETGQGLAKALELRAMLDLYGVTDEDARLVITDIHRRASESGWWEQDEYESVLPSGLGVYVGLEYDARLVQTWELSWVTGLLQTPDYARAVMSSSRIGQSDEVDRLVNVRIERQKRLTASSDPLELWAVMDESVFRRPIGGPETMRNQIGHILELAKLPNVNVQICPLSKGMHPGLRGSFSILEFGPADPRVVYVEAPSGNLFVERDSQVRAFSTSYSALLANALDPEESAALLQRVIKEK; encoded by the coding sequence ATGAGCGATCCACAGGGACCGACCGTAAGACGGCGTCGCCTGGGCTCAGAGCTTCGTCGCCTGCGCGACCTCGCAGGCCTCCGGCTTGAGGACGTAGCCAAGGTTCTAGAGTGCTCCACCTCCAAGATCAGCCGCATCGAAACGGGGCAGGGCCTGGCCAAGGCCCTGGAACTCCGAGCCATGCTCGATCTGTACGGCGTGACCGACGAAGACGCCCGGCTGGTAATCACTGACATCCACCGGCGAGCGAGCGAATCCGGGTGGTGGGAGCAGGACGAGTACGAGTCGGTCCTGCCCTCCGGACTCGGTGTTTATGTGGGACTGGAGTATGACGCGCGACTGGTGCAGACCTGGGAACTCTCCTGGGTCACCGGCCTGCTGCAGACACCCGACTACGCCCGGGCGGTCATGAGCAGTAGCCGCATCGGCCAGTCCGACGAGGTGGACAGGCTCGTCAACGTGCGCATCGAACGACAGAAGCGACTCACCGCTTCGTCCGACCCGCTGGAACTGTGGGCCGTGATGGATGAGTCCGTGTTCCGGCGGCCAATCGGCGGCCCGGAGACGATGCGCAATCAGATCGGGCACATCCTCGAACTGGCGAAGCTGCCGAACGTCAACGTCCAGATCTGCCCGCTGTCCAAAGGCATGCACCCGGGCCTACGGGGCTCGTTCTCCATCCTGGAGTTCGGGCCGGCTGATCCGCGAGTGGTCTACGTGGAAGCACCAAGCGGCAACCTCTTCGTCGAGCGGGACTCACAGGTGAGGGCATTCAGCACCTCCTACAGCGCATTGCTGGCCAATGCGCTCGACCCAGAAGAATCAGCGGCGCTCTTGCAGCGTGTCATAAAGGAGAAATGA
- a CDS encoding ParA family protein: protein MAKPKVRQKTKKISFVNQKGGVGKTTFSINVGAAAAELGARVCIREMDPQGNGSSSTVPLPGPYTMNDLLRPDETTGEVVEGSLASAIRKTGQAWPAGLYIVPAETALASREGDNGVKIPRERRLQIVSEGALEGFDLVIDDCPPSIGQLTVNSLTDSDEAHIVTAPVKWAVEGAREAFRSIRNVQRFHNPGLRFGGVWVNMFLVAGGSGRVESRTRLAELRELPEFQGHVNEPVINDIETIRGAAGASVPLTAFGRDTEAAVIFRGIAERFLND from the coding sequence GTGGCAAAACCCAAGGTCAGACAGAAGACCAAGAAGATCTCGTTCGTGAACCAGAAGGGCGGGGTGGGAAAGACCACCTTCAGCATCAACGTCGGAGCGGCAGCGGCCGAACTCGGCGCCCGCGTCTGCATCCGAGAGATGGACCCTCAGGGCAACGGGTCCTCCTCTACGGTGCCCCTCCCAGGGCCCTACACGATGAACGACCTCCTGAGGCCCGACGAGACGACGGGCGAAGTGGTCGAGGGAAGCTTGGCAAGCGCGATCCGCAAGACAGGGCAGGCCTGGCCGGCCGGGTTGTACATCGTCCCCGCGGAGACTGCGTTGGCGTCGCGTGAGGGCGACAACGGCGTGAAGATTCCCCGCGAACGGCGCCTGCAGATCGTCAGCGAAGGCGCGCTTGAGGGGTTCGATCTGGTCATCGACGACTGTCCGCCCTCTATCGGACAACTCACCGTCAACTCTCTGACTGACAGCGATGAGGCCCACATCGTCACGGCCCCCGTGAAATGGGCCGTTGAAGGGGCTCGCGAGGCATTCCGCAGCATCCGCAACGTGCAGCGGTTCCACAATCCGGGCCTCAGGTTCGGAGGGGTCTGGGTGAACATGTTCCTCGTCGCAGGGGGCTCGGGCCGTGTTGAATCAAGGACCCGCCTGGCGGAACTGCGTGAGTTGCCCGAGTTCCAAGGGCACGTCAACGAGCCGGTCATCAATGACATAGAGACCATCCGTGGAGCCGCCGGAGCGTCAGTGCCACTGACCGCATTCGGGCGAGACACCGAGGCTGCGGTGATCTTCCGTGGCATCGCTGAACGCTTCCTGAACGACTGA